One window of Pseudomonas sp. FP198 genomic DNA carries:
- the gcvA gene encoding transcriptional regulator GcvA — MRDLPPTATLRAFEVATRHATFTAAAQELHVTQSAVSHQLKHLESLWGLQLFERGKSLRLTAAGATLAPIVREFFMSLEATLGDLREQKGRVRLEVSTTYSFALKWLLPRLPNLSRLHPELLVSLDTTDKIIHFSSAQADVAIRLGKGNYPGLYSEFLFGEQVFPVASPDLLQRFGTPRSPAELLHYPLLTRDGAELVPKWEMWFEKVGLEFLPLKESVRFGDTNMTVEAALLGQGVALVRSGHVESEISDGRLVRLFDVPFPSPLAYYFVCPKGIESQPHIVSFRQWLIGEASTVQRAYENA, encoded by the coding sequence ATGAGAGACTTGCCGCCGACCGCTACATTACGCGCCTTTGAAGTCGCCACCCGCCATGCGACCTTTACCGCAGCCGCGCAAGAGCTGCACGTCACCCAAAGCGCGGTCAGCCACCAGCTCAAGCACCTGGAGTCCCTTTGGGGATTGCAATTGTTCGAACGTGGCAAGTCATTGCGCCTCACCGCAGCGGGGGCCACGCTGGCGCCCATCGTGCGCGAGTTTTTCATGAGCCTTGAAGCCACCCTGGGCGATCTGCGCGAGCAGAAAGGCAGGGTTCGACTCGAAGTCAGCACCACCTATTCCTTCGCGCTGAAATGGCTGCTGCCCCGCTTGCCGAATCTCTCCCGCCTGCACCCGGAGTTATTGGTCTCGCTGGACACCACCGACAAGATCATCCACTTTTCCAGTGCCCAGGCCGACGTGGCGATCCGGCTCGGCAAGGGCAATTACCCGGGCCTGTATTCGGAATTCCTGTTCGGCGAGCAGGTTTTTCCGGTGGCCAGTCCTGACTTGCTGCAGCGCTTCGGGACGCCACGCAGCCCAGCCGAACTGTTGCACTACCCGTTGCTGACCCGGGATGGCGCCGAGCTGGTGCCGAAATGGGAGATGTGGTTTGAGAAGGTCGGCCTGGAATTCTTGCCACTCAAGGAAAGCGTCAGGTTCGGCGACACCAACATGACGGTCGAGGCAGCCCTGCTCGGCCAGGGCGTTGCCTTGGTGCGCAGCGGGCATGTTGAAAGCGAAATCAGCGATGGCCGCCTGGTGCGGCTGTTCGACGTGCCATTCCCGTCACCGCTGGCCTACTATTTTGTCTGCCCCAAGGGCATCGAATCGCAGCCGCATATCGTCAGCTTCCGCCAATGGTTGATCGGCGAAGCGTCGACCGTCCAACGCGCTTATGAAAATGCATGA